The genomic DNA ACGGAACTGGAAGACGTGATCCTTGTCGTTATTGAATCCGGCAAGATTGTCGCTGCCGTAGTCAACCTGATCATAGGCGAGACGGAAAGCGATAGCGGGCGTGTACTGGTATGTTACGCCGGCGCCGAATCCCTTAGCGTCATCAAGGCCCTCTGTATCAAAGTCGGCCTGTTCATAACGGATGTAGCTGCTCCATTTGTCATTCCACTTCTGATTTGCATAGGCGAAGAGGAGTTTTGAAGTGCCGTTGTTCCAAGGCATATTGTCAGAGATTGACGCGACTGTTGCTGAATCAACGCCGAAGCTGTAAGGATCTCTTACGCCAGCGAAAGTATTGTCCTGCTGCTGATATTCAAAGCGGAATCCTGTGAACTTAAGGAGATCCTGTTTGATATCAAGTGTAGCTCTCCATGCCTGCGGGCTGTCTTCTGTCGCGTAACCTGTCTGCCTGTCGGCGTTGCCGAAGGCTACGACATCACTGCCAAGATCCTGCCAGTAGTAGGTTCCCTGGAGGGTGATTGACGGATTAAAGCTGTAAGACGCATAGACGCTGTAAGTTTTAACGTCCATGTCGCTGTTTGACCACATGGCGTCGCCGTCTTCAAGCATCCAGTTGCCGTTGATGCCGGCAAAGAACTTTTCGTTAGGCTGCCAGAAGAGGTCGATTGCGTAGTTCATGAAACTTGCGTTGAACTCATCATCGCCAGCAAAAGCATAGCCGATGGGGTTATCATAACCGGTATTGCGGCCTACAACGCCTGTCGCCGTAAATGTATTCCATGTTTTCTTAAACTGGAAACCGTCTACGCGATAGTCGCCGAAGATAGCATCGTTGTCAACATAGAGTCCGTGGTCGCCTTCAAAGTCCAGGAAGAAACGTCCAACGCGGTAATTGACGCCGTAGGGGAGCACTGAATCGACATAGACCTGACGGATATTGAAACCATCCACATCGCCATAGCCGCTCTTACCGCCTGAAGATTCACTACCAGCGCGGAACTGTGCGTAGAAGTTTGTGTTTGCGTCGATCTGCTTCTGCAGCGTAAGACGGAAACGGTCTTTCTGGAAGTCGGTGTCGAGACCGCTTTCTGTGTAAGCGCTTCTTGCCTGGTCGCCGCCTGCAAAGTTGGCGTCAAACCAGAACTGTCCGCCAAGTTTCCATCCGCCGAGGCGCTCTTCGATGACCGCTACGCGTTTGTCGATTTTGTCGACCTTCACGCCGAGAGCGTCAAGTTCGTCTTTGAA from Cloacibacillus sp. includes the following:
- a CDS encoding S-layer homology domain-containing protein, which translates into the protein VAMAAPAMAATNPFMDVPQGHWAYDAVALLASRGIVSGYPDGAFKGAQPATRYEMASVVARALVTIDAEKASKQDLELLKKLVMEFKDELDALGVKVDKIDKRVAVIEERLGGWKLGGQFWFDANFAGGDQARSAYTESGLDTDFQKDRFRLTLQKQIDANTNFYAQFRAGSESSGGKSGYGDVDGFNIRQVYVDSVLPYGVNYRVGRFFLDFEGDHGLYVDNDAIFGDYRVDGFQFKKTWNTFTATGVVGRNTGYDNPIGYAFAGDDEFNASFMNYAIDLFWQPNEKFFAGINGNWMLEDGDAMWSNSDMDVKTYSVYASYSFNPSITLQGTYYWQDLGSDVVAFGNADRQTGYATEDSPQAWRATLDIKQDLLKFTGFRFEYQQQDNTFAGVRDPYSFGVDSATVASISDNMPWNNGTSKLLFAYANQKWNDKWSSYIRYEQADFDTEGLDDAKGFGAGVTYQYTPAIAFRLAYDQVDYGSDNLAGFNNDKDHVFQFRTAINF